One Mytilus trossulus isolate FHL-02 chromosome 5, PNRI_Mtr1.1.1.hap1, whole genome shotgun sequence DNA segment encodes these proteins:
- the LOC134717895 gene encoding uncharacterized protein LOC134717895 has protein sequence MPAISDDGSLWRLSFSVQEKILVHSFNFTQLLCYGLLKLSLKHIVNTNHDVKELLCSYFLKTALFWVSEEQDINIFQLPKLFYCFSLCLNKLISWVNICNCPNYFIPENNMFLGKINESNNMILLGILESIQSEGIGGLIMRLFPAENENHSLLSTNIGSSSTMLDFLFYRIIHIDQPERHILANFKKLAFTESLIKSESSTFIFDVCKFNHAQISQIIAQLLPPPNTKNTRYNIRKCYHKHLQCGTRTDAVSGWLLYASFYYLTEQFHIALRLTDFVLSRCSPDMVFKCDEPSCRHRIMYRQNVHSSISLNKRMKMAIIGNVRYYENSSFIPEELQLEVEKGSIHIPPVIMSYCLRYLCYHHLGDIFNRQKSLRDLFSTVKRKYLIEISELSDSITILGVCYEISGAKDRAYQCYEEALQVDDKISRSAKIRKSKLLL, from the coding sequence atgcccgcgatttcggATGACGGTAGCTTATGGAGATTGTCATTTTCGGTGCAGGAAAAAATACTTGTACACTCCTTTAATTTCACTCAACTTTTGTGTTACGGTTTACTCAAATTATCCTTGAAGCATATTGTTAACACAAACCATGATGTCAAAGAGTTATTGTGTTCCTACTTTCTGAAAACGGCTTTATTCTGGGTCTCCGAAGAACAGGATATCAACATATTTCAATTAcctaaattgttttattgtttttcactTTGTCTGAATAAATTAATATCATGGGTAAACATTTGCAATTGTCCAAACTATTTTATACCTGAAAACAATATGTTCCTTGGAAAGATAAATGAGAGTAATAATATGATTTTGCTAGGGATACTTGAGAGTATACAGTCTGAAGGGATTGGTGGATTGATAATGAGATTATTTCCggctgaaaatgaaaatcaCAGTTTATTAAGTACAAATATCGGATCTTCGTCAACTATGTTAGACTTCCTATTTTACAGGATTATACACATCGATCAACCAGAAAGACACATTTTAGCGAATTTTAAAAAGCTTGCATTTACTGAATCTTTAATAAAGTCCGAATCATCgacatttatttttgatgtatgCAAATTTAATCATGCTCAAATCAGTCAAATTATAGCACAACTACTGCCGCCACCAAACACAAAAAATACCAGGTACAACATACGCAaatgttatcataaacatttacaatGCGGCACAAGGACAGATGCTGTTTCGGGTTGGTTGTTATACGCAtcgttttattatttaacagaACAGTTCCATATTGCACTAAGACTAACGGATTTTGTTCTTTCAAGATGTTCACCTGATATGGTGTTTAAATGCGATGAACCAAGCTGCAGACACAGAATCATGtacagacaaaatgtacattcttcaatatcattaaataaaagGATGAAAATGGCTATAATAGGAAATGTCAGGTACTATGAGAACTCATCATTTATACCAGAAGAACTACAGCTAGAGGTTGAAAAAGGAAGTATACACATACCGCCAGTTATAATGTCTTATTGCCTTAGATATCTATGTTATCATCATCTTGGTGATATTTTCAACAGACAAAAGTCTTTACgtgatttattttcaacagtGAAACGAAAATACTTAATTGAAATATCAGAATTATCTGATTCAATAACAATACTTGGAGTATGCTATGAGATATCAGGTGCTAAAGACAGAGCCTATCAGTGCTATGAGGAAGCTTTACAAGTTGATGATAAAATATCTAGAAgcgcaaaaataagaaaatcaaaattgttattGTAA
- the LOC134718803 gene encoding LDL receptor repeat-containing protein egg-2-like, with translation MKVVLAFGLLLGTALCCYEDQYECLDGQCIDSSYQCDSLVDCSRGEDDMGCSGCESNQFACANDNNCIFWSRVCDGTDDCGDGSDERGCDNLCWNIFKPSSRRNITRSIADKVVFRGLNKGGKVKSAGTNLYRKKNEADKIANKLEKLRLRLRGKTGK, from the exons ATGAAGGTAGTACTAGCATTTGGACTGCTTTTGGGAACAGCTTTGT gCTGTTATGAAGATCAGTATGAATGTTTAGACGGACAATGTATTGACTCGAGTTATCAGTGTGATAGCTTGGTTGATTGCAGTAGAGGAGAAGACGACATGGGATGTTCTG GATGTGAAAGTAACCAGTTTGCCTGCGCTAATGATAATAACTGTATTTTCTGGTCTCGGGTATGCGATGGTACGGATGATTGTGGAGATGGCTCGGACGAACGTGGGTGCGACAATCTTTGTTGGAATATCTTTA AACCAAGCAGCAGACGCAATATTACTAGATCTATTGCTGACAAAGTAGTATTCAGGGGTCTCAACAAAGGAGGCAAAGTTAAATCTGCTGGAACAAATCTGTACAGAAAGAAAAACGAGGCAGACAAAATAGCTAATAAACTTGAAAAGCTCAGGTTGCGCTTGAGGGGAAAAActggaaaataa